Proteins from a genomic interval of Rhizobium etli CFN 42:
- a CDS encoding TetR/AcrR family transcriptional regulator, with protein MSTRGRIVEALSDLFYRRGTYLVGIDEIVRELRIARATLYRHFDGKEGLIVTYLSHRHALVSDQLEKLVAGKGGAAAIFAIFDSLADKTRSENFRGCAFLIAVTENPGTAAIQDVARTHKVFLRALFGRLVPQGPAHDEISEQLLVVYEGVLAASVLRPEARPAEIARKAVAALLQAGGFDASGDEA; from the coding sequence ATGTCGACCCGCGGAAGAATAGTCGAGGCACTCAGCGACCTTTTCTACCGGCGTGGCACCTATCTGGTCGGCATCGATGAAATCGTCCGGGAGCTAAGGATTGCCCGCGCCACTCTCTACCGTCATTTCGACGGCAAAGAGGGGCTCATCGTCACCTATCTCAGCCACCGCCATGCCTTGGTCAGTGATCAGTTGGAGAAGCTGGTCGCCGGCAAAGGCGGTGCGGCGGCCATTTTTGCGATCTTCGACAGCCTGGCCGACAAGACGCGCAGCGAAAACTTCCGGGGCTGCGCCTTCCTCATTGCGGTGACCGAAAACCCCGGCACGGCAGCGATCCAAGACGTGGCGCGCACGCATAAGGTCTTTCTTCGCGCCCTCTTCGGCCGGCTTGTCCCGCAAGGCCCGGCTCACGACGAGATCAGCGAGCAATTGCTGGTCGTCTACGAAGGCGTGCTTGCCGCATCGGTCCTGCGACCGGAAGCGAGGCCGGCGGAGATTGCCCGAAAGGCGGTCGCGGCTCTTCTTCAGGCCGGCGGTTTCGACGCATCCGGAGACGAGGCATGA
- a CDS encoding ABC-F family ATP-binding cassette domain-containing protein, producing MITLTEISARIAGRLLLDNASLSLPSGTKAGLVGRNGAGKSTLFRVITGDLGSETGSVSIPKATRIGQVAQEAPGTEQPLIEIVLAADKERAALLAEAETASDPHRIAEIQMRLVDIDAHSAEARAASILAGLGFDRDAQARPASSFSGGWRMRVALAAVLFAEPDLLLLDEPTNYLDLEGTMWLEDYIRRYPHTVIIISHDRDLLNNAVNSIVHLDQRKLTFYRGNYDQFERQKAEADELQTKAKAKNEAARKHLQSFIDRFKAKASKARQAQSRVKALERMGTVAAVIEDHVQPITFPEPEKQPASPIVAVQGGAVGYQPGKPILKNLNLRIDNDDRIALLGSNGNGKSTFAKFISGRLAPESGEVKLAPSLKIGFFAQHQLDDLIPEQSAVEHVRRLMPGDPEAKVRARVAQMGLATEKMATAAKDLSGGEKARLLMGLAAFHAPNLLILDEPTNHLDIDSRRALIEALNDYEGAVILISHDRHLIEATVDRLWLVNGGTVTAFEGDMDEYRDLIVASGKKKEEKPQPAADATSKADQRKLNAEKRASLTPLKKKINEIESLTAKLEKQIQALDAELADPVLYEKTPAKAAEKAKQRGEAAAKLAAAEEDWLMLSSQYEEVMAG from the coding sequence ATGATCACGCTCACTGAAATTTCCGCCCGCATAGCCGGGCGCCTGCTTCTCGACAATGCCAGCCTGTCGCTGCCTTCGGGCACCAAGGCCGGCCTCGTCGGCCGCAACGGCGCCGGCAAGTCCACGCTGTTTCGCGTCATTACCGGCGACCTCGGCTCGGAGACCGGATCGGTGTCGATTCCGAAGGCGACGCGCATCGGCCAGGTGGCCCAGGAAGCGCCGGGAACCGAGCAGCCCCTGATCGAGATCGTGCTTGCCGCCGACAAGGAGCGTGCGGCGCTGCTTGCCGAAGCGGAAACGGCAAGCGATCCGCACCGCATCGCCGAAATCCAGATGCGCCTCGTCGATATCGATGCGCATTCGGCCGAGGCGCGCGCCGCGAGCATTCTCGCCGGCCTCGGCTTCGACAGGGACGCGCAAGCCCGGCCCGCCTCCTCCTTCTCGGGCGGCTGGCGCATGCGCGTGGCGCTTGCGGCCGTGCTGTTTGCCGAGCCGGACCTGCTGCTGCTCGACGAACCGACCAACTATCTCGACCTCGAAGGCACGATGTGGCTGGAGGATTATATCCGCCGCTATCCCCATACGGTCATCATCATCAGCCACGACCGCGACCTCTTGAACAATGCGGTCAATTCAATCGTCCATCTCGACCAGAGAAAGCTCACCTTCTACCGCGGCAATTACGACCAGTTCGAGCGGCAGAAAGCGGAAGCCGACGAACTGCAGACGAAGGCCAAGGCCAAGAACGAGGCGGCGCGCAAACATCTGCAGAGCTTCATCGACCGTTTCAAGGCCAAGGCCTCCAAGGCGCGGCAGGCGCAGTCGCGCGTCAAGGCGCTCGAGCGCATGGGAACGGTCGCGGCTGTCATCGAAGACCACGTACAGCCGATCACCTTTCCCGAGCCCGAGAAGCAGCCGGCCTCGCCGATCGTCGCGGTTCAGGGCGGCGCCGTCGGCTACCAACCGGGCAAGCCGATCCTGAAGAACCTCAATCTGCGCATCGACAATGACGATCGCATCGCCCTTCTGGGTTCGAACGGCAACGGCAAATCGACCTTCGCGAAATTCATCTCCGGCAGGCTTGCCCCGGAAAGTGGCGAAGTGAAGCTTGCGCCCTCCCTGAAGATCGGCTTTTTCGCGCAGCACCAGCTTGACGACCTCATCCCGGAGCAGTCGGCGGTGGAGCATGTGCGGCGGCTGATGCCTGGCGACCCGGAGGCCAAGGTGCGTGCCCGCGTCGCCCAGATGGGACTGGCGACCGAGAAGATGGCGACCGCCGCCAAGGATCTTTCCGGCGGTGAAAAGGCTCGCCTGCTGATGGGGCTCGCCGCCTTCCATGCGCCGAACCTGCTCATCCTCGACGAGCCGACCAACCATCTCGACATTGACAGCCGCCGCGCGCTGATCGAGGCGCTCAACGATTACGAAGGCGCCGTCATCCTGATCTCGCATGATCGTCACCTCATCGAGGCGACGGTCGACCGGCTCTGGCTGGTCAACGGCGGTACGGTCACCGCCTTCGAAGGCGACATGGATGAGTATCGCGACCTGATCGTCGCCTCCGGCAAGAAAAAAGAAGAAAAGCCGCAGCCGGCCGCCGATGCGACATCCAAGGCCGATCAACGCAAGCTCAATGCGGAAAAGCGCGCTTCGCTGACGCCGCTGAAGAAAAAGATCAACGAAATCGAATCTTTGACGGCGAAGCTGGAGAAACAGATTCAGGCGCTTGACGCGGAACTTGCAGATCCTGTTCTCTATGAGAAGACGCCTGCCAAAGCCGCCGAAAAGGCAAAGCAGCGCGGTGAGGCCGCGGCAAAACTCGCAGCCGCCGAGGAAGACTGGCTGATGCTGTCGTCACAATATGAAGAAGTGATGGCAGGATAG
- a CDS encoding LLM class flavin-dependent oxidoreductase has translation MTRKREIHLGLFLQGAGHHVSGWRHPHAEAGSENFDLLRRVSAMAEAAKFDMVFLADGLTSGADAHPSTIARFEPLTLLSALAVVTDKIGLAATASTTYGEPYHTARAFASIDHLSHGRAAWNIVTTSYARTANNFSKAHPEHDERYAVAEEFVDVVRGLWDSWDDDAFVKDKQSGVYADPAKLRILDHKGKYFSVKGPLNIPRSPQGHPILIQAGSSGPGQDLAARTADVVFTAQQTLEEAQAFYRSLKERVARFGRQPDDVAVMPGFLPVIGRTTKEAADKLAELDRWTDIKSAMPLLEERIGHSLAEYDLDGPLPDLPISDQLRSRAELLTALARREDLTIRQLALRVAAGRGHHIVLGTPVEIADRMQRWFDSRAADGFNVMPPFFPGGLEDFTQLVVPILQERGLFRREYGGSMLREHLGLTRPAAISP, from the coding sequence ATGACCCGAAAGAGAGAAATCCATCTGGGCCTGTTCCTGCAAGGGGCCGGCCACCACGTATCCGGCTGGCGTCATCCTCACGCCGAGGCGGGCAGCGAGAATTTCGACTTGCTGAGACGCGTGTCCGCGATGGCCGAGGCGGCGAAGTTCGATATGGTCTTCCTGGCCGACGGACTGACCAGCGGCGCCGATGCGCATCCATCGACAATCGCACGCTTCGAACCGCTGACGCTGCTTTCGGCGCTGGCCGTGGTGACCGACAAGATCGGGCTGGCGGCAACGGCGTCGACGACCTACGGAGAGCCTTACCACACCGCCCGCGCCTTCGCCTCGATCGACCACCTGAGCCACGGCCGCGCCGCCTGGAATATCGTCACGACCTCCTATGCCCGCACGGCGAACAATTTCTCCAAGGCCCATCCTGAGCATGACGAGCGGTATGCCGTGGCCGAGGAATTCGTCGACGTCGTGCGCGGGCTTTGGGACAGCTGGGACGACGACGCCTTCGTCAAAGACAAGCAGAGCGGCGTCTATGCCGACCCGGCCAAGCTCCGAATTCTCGACCATAAGGGCAAGTATTTCTCCGTAAAGGGACCGCTGAATATTCCGCGCTCACCGCAGGGCCACCCGATCCTAATCCAGGCCGGCTCGTCCGGGCCGGGCCAGGATCTTGCCGCCCGCACCGCCGACGTGGTGTTTACCGCGCAGCAGACCCTCGAAGAGGCGCAGGCTTTTTACAGAAGCCTGAAGGAGCGCGTCGCTCGTTTCGGGCGCCAGCCGGACGACGTCGCCGTCATGCCGGGCTTCCTGCCGGTGATCGGCCGCACGACCAAGGAAGCCGCGGACAAGCTTGCAGAACTCGACAGGTGGACGGATATCAAAAGCGCCATGCCGCTTCTGGAAGAACGCATCGGCCACAGCCTTGCCGAATACGATCTCGACGGCCCGCTGCCGGATCTGCCGATCTCCGATCAGTTGCGCAGCCGCGCCGAACTGCTGACGGCGCTGGCAAGGCGCGAGGATCTGACGATCCGGCAGCTGGCGCTGCGCGTTGCTGCCGGCCGCGGCCATCATATCGTCCTTGGCACGCCGGTCGAAATCGCGGACCGGATGCAGCGATGGTTCGACAGCCGCGCCGCCGACGGCTTCAACGTCATGCCGCCGTTTTTTCCCGGAGGCCTGGAAGACTTCACGCAGCTGGTCGTGCCGATCCTGCAGGAACGCGGTCTGTTCCGCAGGGAATATGGCGGCTCGATGCTTCGCGAACATCTCGGCCTTACGCGGCCGGCAGCAATTTCGCCCTAA
- a CDS encoding prolyl oligopeptidase family serine peptidase, with amino-acid sequence MNLHLETDEDPRTRQFVTERNALSDAALRTPEFARDRDAIKALIERQDRLIVPMRRGGWLFDFRQSKDNPLGVWLRLPADQTPSPEADWEVVFDLDAFCLGEGKRWTWRGAVTCPWEPTRVLLTLSDGGSDLVRLLEFDAENKQIVTGGFDTPAARSHATWLSRDEICYFGSIDRFSATRSGWPRIGRRLKRGQRPGDAAILYEAADEDVYGFNLVIDPALSGGSADAGLIDIFVAVHEIGVASAYLVSNDGTKRRIDLPEEADFQFNRDHCLWRAKTDERVPTGSLVLQRFGSTLGTRLLGPERILFQPGEGQSVSQMMLLREWCVFIVSDRLRPRLMVLGLTKPDAEQREIMLPADMQTAYFRPLYADLHLGDDTLYIVGQGFLQPPTCYRLELSDRSREPEPVFAAAAPSYFDATGMSSELLEAISEDGTRVAYRLVLPRQWTRGALPVLIYGYGGFDVALSPNYSGVTGRWLEQGGAYVQAYIRGGGEFGPDWYRSAKRQGRDRAFADFVAIARDLVARGYTVPARIACQGGSNGGLLTGVMLTRYPHDFGAIWCQVPVLDMTRFHLFSAGQAWMDEYGDPEVPVDRDFMLGYSPLHNVRPASEIAYPPIYIESSTNDDRVHPSHARRFAARLEEEGHKPLFHEFGLGGHGGDGNSEERAARAAMGYSFLRQTIMR; translated from the coding sequence ATGAACCTTCATCTCGAAACGGACGAAGACCCACGCACGCGCCAGTTCGTCACCGAGCGCAACGCGCTCTCCGATGCGGCGCTGAGAACACCGGAATTCGCCAGGGATCGCGACGCGATCAAAGCGCTGATTGAGCGGCAGGACAGGCTGATCGTACCGATGCGCCGCGGCGGCTGGCTGTTCGATTTCCGCCAGTCCAAGGACAACCCGCTCGGCGTGTGGCTGCGTCTGCCGGCCGATCAGACTCCGTCGCCGGAAGCCGATTGGGAGGTGGTCTTCGATCTCGACGCCTTCTGCCTCGGCGAAGGCAAACGCTGGACTTGGCGCGGCGCCGTCACCTGCCCATGGGAGCCGACGCGGGTGTTGCTCACGCTTTCGGACGGTGGCTCAGACCTGGTCCGGCTGCTCGAATTCGACGCGGAGAACAAGCAGATCGTGACGGGCGGCTTCGACACGCCTGCGGCGCGATCCCATGCCACTTGGCTGAGCCGTGACGAGATCTGCTATTTCGGCTCCATCGACCGCTTTTCGGCAACCCGTTCGGGGTGGCCGCGCATTGGGCGGCGATTGAAGCGCGGGCAGCGGCCGGGAGATGCCGCCATCCTCTACGAAGCCGCCGACGAGGACGTCTATGGCTTCAATCTCGTTATCGACCCTGCCCTCTCTGGCGGATCGGCCGATGCCGGCTTGATCGACATTTTCGTCGCCGTCCATGAGATCGGCGTGGCCAGCGCTTATCTGGTATCGAATGACGGCACGAAGCGGCGGATCGATCTGCCTGAAGAGGCCGATTTTCAGTTCAATCGCGATCATTGTCTTTGGCGGGCAAAGACCGATGAGCGCGTTCCCACCGGCAGCCTCGTCCTGCAACGCTTCGGCTCGACTTTGGGAACGAGGCTGCTTGGGCCGGAGCGGATCCTGTTTCAGCCTGGCGAAGGCCAATCCGTTTCGCAGATGATGCTGTTGCGTGAATGGTGCGTATTCATCGTCTCCGACCGGCTGCGCCCGCGTCTGATGGTGCTCGGCCTGACGAAGCCCGATGCCGAACAGCGGGAAATCATGCTGCCGGCGGATATGCAGACGGCTTATTTCAGGCCGCTCTATGCGGATCTGCATCTTGGCGACGACACGCTCTACATTGTCGGTCAGGGTTTCCTGCAGCCGCCCACCTGCTATCGCCTCGAACTCTCCGATCGCAGCAGAGAGCCCGAGCCGGTCTTCGCCGCCGCGGCGCCGAGCTATTTCGATGCCACCGGCATGTCATCCGAACTGCTGGAGGCGATTTCCGAAGACGGAACGAGGGTTGCCTACCGTCTGGTCCTGCCGCGACAGTGGACCAGGGGCGCGCTGCCGGTGCTGATCTACGGCTATGGCGGCTTCGACGTTGCACTGTCGCCGAATTATTCCGGGGTGACCGGTCGCTGGCTTGAGCAAGGCGGCGCCTATGTGCAGGCTTATATCCGCGGCGGCGGTGAATTCGGGCCCGACTGGTATCGCAGCGCCAAACGGCAGGGGCGAGACCGGGCATTTGCCGATTTCGTCGCCATCGCCCGCGATCTCGTCGCCCGCGGCTACACCGTGCCCGCGCGGATCGCCTGCCAGGGCGGCAGCAATGGCGGCCTGCTGACCGGCGTGATGCTGACGCGCTATCCGCACGATTTCGGCGCGATCTGGTGCCAGGTGCCGGTGCTCGACATGACACGCTTCCACCTGTTCAGCGCAGGACAGGCCTGGATGGACGAATATGGCGATCCGGAGGTCCCGGTGGATCGGGACTTCATGCTCGGTTATTCGCCGCTTCACAATGTCAGGCCGGCAAGCGAGATCGCCTATCCGCCGATCTATATCGAAAGCTCAACCAATGACGATCGCGTGCATCCCTCGCATGCGCGCCGCTTTGCCGCCCGGCTGGAGGAGGAAGGACATAAGCCGCTCTTCCATGAATTCGGCCTGGGCGGACATGGCGGCGACGGCAATTCCGAAGAGCGCGCCGCCCGCGCGGCGATGGGTTACAGCTTCCTTCGCCAGACCATCATGAGGTAG
- a CDS encoding transporter substrate-binding domain-containing protein has translation MSHKILPKALFAMSISLLAATQAFADATLDRIKARGALTVGVILSGAPFGYIDPTSQTQKGYNLDIAKALADDLGVKLETVTVTPPNRVQFLQQGKVDILIANMQYTEDRAKVLDWVPTPYDRSGGAAVGRKDSGLKDWADLKGKPVCVSQGSNYTQPLIEKYGAEVKGLPSQPESLLALQGGNCVVAVHVGATLGLLLRDRPEDWEDYAILFPTELIPSDSVIWVRKGEKETAEALDKTIRQLHTSGKLLEFAKANRLSNTEYLEQERKTLSASK, from the coding sequence ATGTCACATAAAATTCTGCCAAAGGCGCTTTTCGCCATGTCGATTTCGCTGCTGGCGGCAACGCAGGCATTCGCGGATGCCACGCTTGATCGCATTAAAGCCCGCGGCGCCCTCACCGTCGGCGTCATCCTGTCCGGCGCGCCGTTCGGCTATATCGATCCGACATCGCAAACGCAGAAAGGATACAATCTCGATATCGCCAAAGCGCTGGCCGACGATCTCGGCGTCAAACTCGAAACGGTCACCGTAACGCCGCCGAACCGGGTGCAATTTCTGCAGCAGGGCAAGGTCGATATTCTGATTGCCAACATGCAATACACCGAAGATCGCGCCAAAGTGCTCGACTGGGTGCCAACGCCATACGACCGCAGCGGCGGCGCTGCCGTCGGGCGCAAGGACAGCGGCCTGAAGGACTGGGCAGATCTCAAGGGAAAGCCGGTCTGCGTTTCGCAGGGGTCGAACTACACCCAGCCGCTGATCGAAAAATACGGCGCCGAGGTAAAGGGCCTGCCAAGCCAGCCGGAGTCCCTGCTGGCGCTGCAGGGCGGCAATTGCGTGGTTGCGGTACATGTCGGCGCAACCCTTGGCCTGCTGCTGCGGGATCGCCCCGAGGACTGGGAGGACTACGCCATTCTCTTTCCGACGGAACTGATCCCTTCGGATTCCGTCATCTGGGTTCGCAAAGGCGAAAAGGAAACGGCCGAGGCACTCGATAAGACGATCCGCCAGCTTCATACGTCGGGAAAGCTGCTGGAGTTTGCCAAGGCGAACAGGCTCAGCAACACCGAATATCTCGAGCAGGAGCGCAAGACCCTGTCAGCCAGCAAATAA
- a CDS encoding amino acid ABC transporter permease codes for MWNNGITGLFVELTNRLGLNYEFLATGYEAEIWRDGFITTLYLIALLIPVSLIAGLLFAACLTSGRLWLSAPVRAFVEITRNTPTLVQLMFSFLVLNSFVSNLVGGAQNNPLTPFFWVVAMVGLHIAALHAEAIRAGIEAVPASTVEAARGIGFSKLQILRYVEIPLAFRASLPAIVNNLINLVKLTTVGNAIAVSEITYASIMVWTQRDNVVSLMIVILLFFSLINLVVARVGLWVERKLAVPGYGL; via the coding sequence ATGTGGAATAACGGCATAACCGGCCTGTTCGTCGAACTGACGAACAGGCTTGGCCTGAACTACGAGTTTCTGGCAACGGGCTACGAGGCTGAGATATGGCGTGACGGTTTCATAACCACGCTCTATCTGATCGCCTTGCTGATCCCGGTCAGCCTGATTGCCGGACTGCTGTTTGCCGCCTGCCTGACATCGGGCAGGCTCTGGCTCTCGGCACCGGTGCGCGCCTTCGTGGAAATCACCCGAAACACGCCGACGCTGGTGCAACTGATGTTCAGCTTCCTCGTTCTCAATTCCTTCGTGTCGAACCTGGTTGGCGGCGCGCAGAACAATCCGCTGACGCCGTTCTTCTGGGTCGTGGCGATGGTCGGGCTGCACATCGCCGCCTTGCATGCCGAGGCGATCCGCGCCGGCATCGAAGCGGTTCCGGCTTCGACCGTGGAGGCGGCGCGCGGCATCGGCTTCAGCAAGCTGCAGATCCTTCGTTACGTCGAAATTCCCCTGGCATTCCGGGCATCGCTGCCGGCGATCGTCAACAACCTCATCAACCTCGTGAAACTGACGACGGTGGGCAATGCGATTGCAGTCAGCGAGATCACCTATGCCTCTATCATGGTGTGGACGCAGCGCGACAATGTGGTGTCATTGATGATCGTCATCCTGCTGTTCTTCAGTCTCATCAATCTCGTCGTCGCCCGCGTCGGCCTGTGGGTAGAGCGCAAGCTCGCCGTTCCGGGATATGGCCTATGA
- a CDS encoding MmgE/PrpD family protein, with amino-acid sequence MTRPPAPLTSAFAEAIVSSDPLTDSAAIDVARLAIIDFLACAIAGARDDTTGLLAEAVGANLPGDAILIGCARRTDPLAASIVNGYAGHVLDYDDVHASVRGHPTAVIVPALLALAAERSFSAEALVASYIVGLEAMARLGLSLGSKHYETGFHATATLGTLGAAAAIAHLTRASVDETAVALGLAATQSSGLRLQFGNDAKPYHAGMAARSGLLSARLAAAGFGGASDFLDNPVGFHSVFAFGAERLSALTENWGSPWQIVAPGLTLKAYPCCTASHPVASLGIDLNREGLRAEAIARITFTYPPGADAALVVSEPTNGIEARFSPEYVFAAALIDGALRLDHFDGQPVAPRLIALAKRAGRRHDEAAPRMSSDPQTRFVIVDIALADGSTIQRRFDGLPGLTDPTEKFRDATGRHPAFADIPSLVRTMHSAADLRKLLALLNQDAAQNLV; translated from the coding sequence ATGACCAGACCGCCGGCTCCACTGACCTCGGCATTCGCCGAAGCGATCGTCTCATCGGATCCGCTGACGGATTCCGCAGCGATCGACGTTGCCCGTCTGGCGATCATCGATTTCCTCGCCTGCGCGATTGCCGGCGCCCGAGACGACACGACTGGCCTGCTGGCCGAGGCGGTCGGCGCCAATCTGCCAGGTGACGCGATCCTGATTGGATGTGCGCGCCGAACCGATCCGCTGGCGGCGTCAATCGTCAACGGCTATGCCGGCCATGTGCTCGATTATGACGACGTGCATGCAAGCGTGCGTGGCCACCCGACAGCGGTGATCGTTCCAGCTCTGCTGGCGCTCGCTGCCGAGCGCAGTTTTTCCGCGGAGGCGCTGGTCGCCTCCTATATCGTCGGGCTCGAAGCCATGGCGCGCTTGGGATTGTCGCTCGGCTCGAAGCACTACGAGACGGGTTTTCATGCCACGGCAACGCTTGGCACCTTAGGCGCGGCAGCCGCAATTGCCCATCTGACGCGCGCCTCGGTGGACGAGACCGCTGTCGCACTGGGCCTTGCGGCAACGCAATCGTCGGGCCTGCGGCTGCAGTTCGGCAATGACGCCAAACCTTATCACGCCGGCATGGCGGCCCGATCCGGGCTCCTGTCGGCGCGTTTGGCGGCGGCCGGTTTTGGCGGCGCGTCCGATTTCCTCGACAACCCCGTCGGCTTCCATTCGGTCTTTGCCTTCGGAGCGGAACGCCTGTCCGCCTTGACCGAGAACTGGGGCTCGCCCTGGCAGATCGTCGCGCCAGGGCTGACGCTGAAGGCCTATCCCTGTTGCACAGCCAGCCATCCGGTCGCGTCTCTCGGCATCGATCTCAACCGGGAAGGCCTGCGCGCAGAGGCAATCGCGCGCATCACCTTTACCTATCCGCCCGGTGCCGACGCAGCCTTGGTGGTGAGCGAGCCCACCAACGGGATCGAGGCGCGCTTCAGCCCGGAATACGTGTTCGCGGCGGCCCTGATCGACGGCGCCCTGCGGCTCGATCATTTTGACGGGCAGCCGGTCGCGCCACGGCTGATCGCGCTCGCCAAGCGCGCCGGCCGCCGCCATGACGAGGCCGCGCCGCGCATGTCGAGCGACCCACAGACCCGCTTCGTGATCGTCGATATCGCGCTTGCCGACGGCAGTACGATACAGCGCCGTTTCGACGGCCTGCCGGGGCTGACCGATCCGACGGAAAAATTTCGTGACGCGACCGGTCGCCATCCGGCCTTCGCCGACATCCCCTCACTCGTCCGGACCATGCACAGCGCCGCCGACCTTCGAAAACTCCTGGCGCTGCTCAATCAAGATGCCGCCCAAAACCTCGTTTGA
- a CDS encoding amino acid ABC transporter permease translates to MTTVALSEPRKSGHLLRNIGFAALPALILLWSLADLTLGRELVEWLPYLASGFLMNVVISLSAMTLGTVVGTIFGILQLMPYRPVRYPVVAYVQAFRNAPHLVLIFATTYIFPFEIVVFGNYLPFPDWLKAVIGLAIPASAYVAEITRGAILSIPTTQWEAAKGLGFSRSQALRWIILPQCLRRSLPPWMNILASITMGTSLASLVGVHELLHAATDASTAVRRLDFTIIAYIVVMAAFFTLCYPIARLTRRLEQHFNAGSRI, encoded by the coding sequence ATGACGACGGTGGCGCTTTCCGAGCCGCGTAAGAGCGGCCACCTGCTGCGCAATATCGGCTTCGCAGCACTCCCTGCCCTCATTCTCCTCTGGTCGCTGGCCGATCTCACCCTCGGGCGCGAACTGGTGGAGTGGCTTCCCTATCTCGCCTCCGGCTTCCTGATGAACGTCGTCATCAGCCTCAGTGCGATGACATTGGGAACGGTGGTCGGAACCATATTCGGCATTCTTCAACTGATGCCCTACAGGCCGGTGCGCTACCCGGTCGTCGCCTATGTGCAGGCCTTCCGCAATGCGCCGCATCTCGTGCTGATTTTCGCCACGACTTACATCTTTCCCTTCGAGATCGTCGTGTTCGGCAACTATCTGCCCTTCCCGGACTGGCTGAAAGCGGTGATCGGGCTTGCCATACCGGCCAGCGCCTATGTGGCCGAGATTACGCGTGGCGCCATTCTTTCGATCCCGACCACTCAATGGGAAGCGGCAAAGGGACTGGGGTTTTCCCGCAGCCAGGCGCTGCGCTGGATCATTCTGCCGCAATGCCTGCGGCGCTCACTGCCGCCATGGATGAACATATTGGCGTCCATCACCATGGGCACGTCGCTTGCCTCGCTGGTCGGCGTGCATGAATTATTGCATGCGGCAACCGATGCCAGCACGGCCGTGCGTCGGCTCGATTTCACGATCATCGCCTACATCGTGGTGATGGCCGCCTTTTTCACGCTTTGCTACCCGATCGCTCGCCTGACCCGACGCCTCGAGCAGCACTTCAACGCGGGCTCCAGGATTTGA
- a CDS encoding amino acid ABC transporter ATP-binding protein: MNMKTDDAIVRLEDVHLSFGQTEVLRGIDLTVDRGNAVSIIGPSGSGKSTILRCINALVTPQRGRITVGGTRVDQLATESERIALRKRVGIVFQQYNLFPHLTVLDNIVLAPTRILGVAQGEAEKLARELLEKVRLSEKAGAYPGQLSGGQQQRVAIARALAMRPELVLFDEVTSALDPETVGEVLAVIRDLIRDGMTSILVTHEMRFAEEISDTVVFTENGRIVAQGSPDEIFHTFDNPRIRQFVGGLSGGRGTVRSEAVRELS; the protein is encoded by the coding sequence ATGAACATGAAAACCGACGACGCGATCGTAAGACTGGAAGACGTACACCTTTCCTTCGGCCAGACCGAGGTGCTGAGGGGCATTGACCTGACCGTCGACAGGGGCAATGCGGTTTCCATTATCGGCCCATCCGGCTCCGGAAAGTCGACGATCCTGCGCTGCATCAACGCATTGGTGACGCCGCAGCGCGGCCGCATCACGGTCGGCGGCACCCGCGTCGACCAGTTGGCCACGGAAAGCGAGCGCATTGCGCTGCGCAAGCGTGTCGGCATCGTCTTTCAGCAATATAATCTTTTTCCTCACCTGACGGTGCTGGACAATATCGTCCTGGCTCCGACCCGCATCCTCGGTGTCGCGCAGGGCGAGGCAGAAAAACTCGCGCGCGAACTGCTCGAAAAGGTACGGCTCTCCGAAAAAGCAGGCGCCTATCCCGGCCAGCTTTCCGGCGGCCAGCAGCAGCGCGTCGCGATTGCCCGCGCGCTGGCGATGAGGCCGGAACTGGTGCTGTTCGACGAAGTGACCTCGGCGCTCGATCCGGAGACGGTGGGCGAGGTGCTGGCGGTGATCCGTGACCTCATCCGCGACGGCATGACCAGCATCCTCGTGACGCATGAAATGCGCTTCGCCGAAGAGATCAGCGATACAGTCGTCTTCACGGAAAACGGGCGGATCGTCGCCCAAGGCTCCCCCGACGAGATATTCCATACGTTCGACAACCCCCGCATCCGTCAATTCGTCGGCGGCCTTTCCGGCGGACGCGGAACGGTTCGCAGCGAAGCTGTCCGGGAACTGTCATGA